The following is a genomic window from Petrotoga sp. 9PWA.NaAc.5.4.
AAATATTCTATATTGTTTCTTTCTAAACAAGATACCTCAACGACAGGCTTTTTAAAATTTTCGAGATACATTTGTTTAATATGTTCAACATTATCGATTTTATCTATTTTGTTTATTACGATTATGAAAGGGATTTTCATTTCATTAAAAATATTAGAAAGAAAAGTTTCGTATTGGGTAGGTTTTGAATCAGTTACTAATAAAGCTATATCAGCTTTATAAAAAGATTTTCTGGCTCTTTCTATTCTTTTGATTCCAATTTCACCTTCATCGTCTATTCCTGGAGTATCTATTATGGTTACGGGTCCAATAGGTTGTAATTCCATACTTTTATATACTGGATCTGTAGTAGTACCAGCTACTTCTGATACTATAGAAATATCTTGATTAAATATGGAATTTATTAAAGAAGATTTGCCAACATTCCGCCTTCCTGATATTGCTATATAAGTTCTATAACCACTATTTGCTAACATTTATTTCCTCCTTCATTCTCTTTTGAGTTAGGGGAGACGGTGAAAAACCAAGCTCGATAATCTTTTTATAGGTTTGATAAAATTCAACTTTTATTTTGTTGTCGTATATATTATAATTTTTTCGATATTTATCAGGTGTTATGTTAACCATGATTACATTACATCCAGCGAAAAAACCTTGATATTGCAAATTCTGAGAAATAGTTCCTAAAGCGGTAGTTGTAGGCATTTGTACTCGGGGAATACACAATCTTGTTGCAGCATAAGCGTTTAAGGTTAGCTCTGCGTTTCCTGCTGAGAAATGTTCTAAAGGGGTATTTTTGGCAGGTATAAAGGGGCCCATTCCTATCATATGTATATTTTCATCTCTCATAAATATAATGTCATCAGCTATATCTTCTAATGTCTGGTTTGGTAATCCTATAATATTTCCAGACCCTGTGACATATCCCAAATTGTTCATATATCTTAGAAGTTCTATTCTATTTTCATAATTTTTATCAGGATGAATATTTTCAAATATCTTCCTGTTTATTGTTTCATGTTTTAATAAGGCTCTAACTGCTCCAGCTTTTCTAAATTTTCTATACGAAGAAAAACTTCTTTCTCCTATAGATAAAGATACAGGAAGTCTCGTATTCTTCCTAATTTCAGAGATGATATTTACCAAATCTTCGTCAGTGTATAGATCATCTTCACCGCTTTGAAGTATTATTGTATCTAAACCATAATGAAAAGCTTCATTAGCTGTTTGTATAATTTCATCAGGAGACATGCGATATCTTTTTATTAGTGGATTTTTTGCTCTCAAACCACAATAAAAACAATTTTTTTTGCAGTAATTTGAAAATTCTATAACTCCTTTTATATTTATAAAATCTCCTGTGTAATATTTCCTAATCAAATTAGCTATTTTAAAAATATAATTTCTATCCTCTTCATCTTTTTGTAAGGATAAGATCTTTATTATGTGCGGTTTTTCTATTGTTTCATGAGTTAAGAAGTAATTAATAATGTTTTTAATTTCTGAAGATAAATTTTTTTGAATTTTTTCCACTTCTTCTATGAATTTGGTTTTCACATAAATTCCTCCATTACTTTTTAATAAAAGTTTTTAATGGCAGTTTATTCAAAAAATGTTTTTGCTTTTTCTATAATTGTTTCGTTATCACTTTCAAGAAATACAATATATGTATTGTCTTCATATATTTTTACTGGGGGAATTTCAAAACCTGTACCTTTTGCGTAAACAAAACTAACTCTTTTCCCAATTTTCTTTGAAAGCCAAACTTTTGTGCCATATTGTTCATATAGTTGATCAATTTTTGACTTTAAAAAATCTTTATCATTATTATTTTCTTTCATTTTTTAAAATCTCCCATTAGAAATATAAGTCCCTTTCCCCATTTTCAATAAGTTTTATTTTTTCTAACAGCATGTTTTTTAATTTACCTTCTTCCATATTTTTAAATTCTTCGTTTATTTGGTTCTTTATAATATTTTTAGTTTCATTAGATGCATAATCAAGGGAATATTCTAAAGAGGTTAATATTGCATTGGGTGTGCAAAATCTTTTTACAAATCCTGGTATTGCAAATTCCATAAAGTGTTCACCAGTTCTACCCATTCTATAACAAGCAGTACAAAAAGATGGTAAATAACCTTCCTTTGAAAGTTCCTTAATTACTAAATCTAAGCTTCTTTGATCACTTAGTGTAAACTGACTTTTCTTATAAGATTCTTTGTCTTGTGTAGAGTATGCTCCTACTCCTATATTAGATCCTGCATCTATTTGAGAAACTCCTAATTTTAAAACTTCATTTCGAACTTTTATAGGTTCCCTTGCAGTTAATATTAATCCGGTATAAGGTACAGCTAACCTTAAAATAGCTACTATTTTTTTGAAAGTTTTATCGTCTACTAAGGAAGGAGGCTGAAAAGATAAAGGAGTATTTAAAGCAGGTTCGATTCGTGGGAAAGAAATAGTGTGAGGCCCGAAGCCAAATCTTTCTTCAAAATGAATTGTATGATAAATAAGCCCCATTACTTCAAATTTATAATTAGATAAACCAAATAATGCCCCGATTCCAACATCATCGATTCCAGCTTGAATTGCTCTATCTAAGCCGTATAATCTCCAGATATAACTTGATTTAGGTCCTTTTGGATGAAGTTTTTTATATGTTTCATAATGGTATGTTTCTTGGAAAATTTGAAAAGTTCCAATTCCCACATCTTTTATTTTTTTGTAATCATCTATTGTTTGAGGTGCAGCGTTTATATTTACCCTTCTGATTTCTCCATTATTATTCTTTGTGTTATAAACAGTCTCAACAGTTTTTGCTATAAAATTAGCGTCGTATTCAGGATGTTCGCCGTATACTAATATTAATCTCTTATGACCTTTGTTTTCCAAAGCTTCTATCTCTTTTTTTAATTGTTCAAATGTCAAGGAATTCCGGTAAATTTCTTTATTACTACTTCTAAATCCACAATATTGGCAATCGTTGACACATTTATTACCAATATAAAGGGGTGCAAAAAATACAATTCTGTTACCATATATTCGTTGTTTCAGTGTTTTTGCACCTTCAAAAATTTTTTCTAAGGTAGTTTCTTCTTCAACATTCAAGAGGGTTGCAACTTCTTCAGGTTCAAGTCTTTTTTTTGATAGAGATTTTTGAATTATTTCATCAACTTTTATACTGTCAGGAGACTTTGTTTTTTCTAACAATTCATAAATTTTTCCCTCTTTTATGAAAGGCTTCTGCCCTTGTTTGTCTCTAACATAAAACACTAAAATACCTCCTTCAAATTGTGTGAGATTTCACTTTTATATCGGGAATTTGCCCCAATTTTCCATTTAAAGAGCTTAATTCATCGGTTGTTCCTTCGAATACCAAAAAAATTATCGACAAATTTTTGTCTTGACGGGGGTAACCTACTCTTAAAAGAATATTATCAGCAAAACTATGCAATAGTTCATTTACGGTATTGTAGACTTTTTCTCTATTTTTTATCGCTATGGAGATCATCGTTAATCTTTTTTCCAAAATAATATCCCTCCTTCTTTTTATATCTAAATATAACAAGATACCGAAAGAAGGAGGGATATTAATAAACCCTCTTCCTTCCTTCGATATCAGACTTAATCTTTTATCTCAGGAAGTATGTGAATTTTGTAACATTCATATTAGACATGTTAGCAAATGGTGGAGACGGCGGGAGTCGAACCCGCGTCCGAAAACAGGTGAACTCGGCTTCTCCGAGCGCAGCCCACAATCATCTTTCGAATCTTACAACTTTGCAGGCAGAGTTATAAGATTCTAGTACCCCTTTGTACTTTCAAAATCCGGGTACAAGATTTTGAAAGAAAGACCTTTTTCTGACGCCTCATTCCTCAAGAAAGGTCTTCATTAAACTTGAGGAGAGACGAGCTGCGCACTATATTAGGCAGCAGCTAAAGCTAATTCTGGTTTTTCGGCATTTCATAGTTTTTCCCTTTTTAACGAGGTTTCAGACTCCTCGGCTCGCTTCCCGAGTTCAACCTATTCCCGTCGAATCCGGGACGTCCCCTATTTAGAACATTCCCAATATAATTATACCATAAATTTTTAAGATTTTCAACGTTTCTGAAGGTCCCATTTTAAAATATCGTAAAGGTCAGGGTATTTTTCTTCAAAATAAGGTAGTAAATCATAAGCAGTTGCAATTATCTTTATTAACGAATCTAAAATTAAAGCCTTTATAGATTTATCCCTTGTTGTATAGTATTTTTCGGCTAAAATATCAATAGATTTTTTGCAGGGCAATTCTGATACTGCCATAATGCTAATCTCTTGTATTTCTGTTTCATCATTTTCCAAATAAGTTTTTAAAATGTCCAAATAACTTTCATCTTGGGTAATTTTAAGCAAACTTTCAATAATCAAGATAAAAGCTCTTTCATCTGTAAACATTGAAAAAGACATTTTTAAATTTTCCACTATTTCTTGGCATCTTAAATCGGAAAGAAGTTCGGCTAAGTATAACAAGACTGTGTCATCTTTTATATACATTTCAAATCTTTTTTTAAATTCTTTTAAAATATATTCTTTACCTTCTGGTGCCATTATGCTTAGTGCATCTCTTGCAAGTTCTCTAACTTCTAGATCATCATCATCTAACAGTTTTATCAAGTTAGGAATAGCTTTTAACCCTTTCTCTTCGATAATTTTTTGTATCGCTTCTTCTCTACTATACATTTATAATTCACCCTTCTATATAAACTATGTTTCCATACATTTCTTTTATCTCTTCTTGCCGTTCTTCGTCGTTTAACTCAATAATTTTTGAAACCGTTTCGTTATTTTCCAAGGATTTTGTTATTTTAAAATGTTTTTTAGCCAAATTTGCAACTTGTGGCATATGAGTAATAACTATAATTTGCTTTTTAGAAGATAATTCTTTCAATTTACTTCCAACTATATCGGCCATCCTTGGACCAACTCCCGAATCTATTTCATCAAAAAACATTGTATCAATATTATGATTGTTTCCAATTACTGCTTCTAAAGCCAATATTATTCTGGAAAGTTCACCTCCAGAAGCGATATCAGATAATGGTAAAAATTCACTTTTTGGGTTAGTTTTTAAAAGTAAAGTAATTTTATGAAAAGATTCTTTTCTTGGTTCCTTTAATTGTTCGATTTTAAAATCTATTTTGCAATTTTCCATATTTAAATCTTTTAAGTTACCTTCAACTTTTTCTTTTATATCTTGAAGAAAAGGTTTGGATTTTTCGATAATATTACAACTTTCTATTTCAAGTTCGTTTTTGATTTTAATTAAAGCTGGTTCTAATTCATAAAGATCTCTTTGGATTTCTTCTAATTCATTTTTTTCTTTTCTTAATTTGGTTAAGGTGTCTAAGACATCTTGCAACGTAGGTCCGTATTTTCTTTTTAATTCCATAATCTTATTTAGTCTTAATGCGACTTTGTTTAATTCTTCTGGATCTACTTCTAACTCGTTAAATCTATTTTCTAAAATACTGTACAATTGATTGAATTGGTCCTGTATATCTATTGCCAATGAATATTCCTCTTTAAATCCAAAATTAATAATTTTTGACAAATTGAATATGATTTTACCTAAGGCAACATCAATGCTTTGATCTTCGCTATCTTTGAGAATATTTAATGATTCTATTATTCTTTCTTTTATTTCCTCTATATTATTTAGAGTTCTAAAACGTTCAGAAAGATCATCATCTTCGTTGGGATTTAGATTAACTTCTTCAATTTCTTTTATCTGATAATTTAAAATATCTATATTTCTAAAAATTTCTGTGGTATTAGATGGTAAATTATCGTACCTTTTTTTTAATTTCATATATTCTTGAAACTTTTCATCATATTTTGAAAAATATTGCAAGAAATTTTCCCTTAAAATTCTAAGAATAAGTGTACTTTGATAGTTTTCGTCTCTCAAAGCAATATTTGAATCTTGTGAATGCATCTCTATTAAAAACTTGGAAATTTCTTGTACAATGTTTTTTGAAACTATAGTGTCGTTAATTCTAAAAAGGACCTTCTTGGGAGTATAATTTACAGATAAAATTAATTCATCGTCTTTAATAGGAACGTGTTCTTTTATGATTTCTTTTAGAAATTCATTAATTAAGAAAAAAGCAGAAACTGAACCTTCGTTTGTTTTCAAATTCTGAGGAATATTGCCAGTTAAAAAAACATTTATGGCATTTAATAACATAGATTTTCCCGTTCCAGATTCTCCGGTTATAACGTTGAAATGATCATCGAAATCCATGTTTACTTTTTTAAAAAGTCCAAAATTATTCATTGAAAGAGAAACTAACATAATATTTCACCAACCACAAATCTTAGAATTTTTCCCATATATAAATTATATCATATTTTATTCTTAAGATAATTGATAATTAATTCTTTCCCATTTAGATCTAAATTATCTTCCTTTATATATTCTTTTTTTGCCATTCCTTCTTGAATAACAGTAAGGTATCCTTCGGCAGTTCTTCTCCATGTGAATTTCTCATGCACTCTTTTTTTTACTTTTTCAGAATAAGATTCGTAGTTTTTTAAAGCTTCAATTAAGCCTATTTCAATTTCTTGGATATTTTCAGGATCTACAAGGACTCCTGATCCATCATCAAAAATCTCACTTGGTCCCCCATTTTTTGTAGCAACAACAGCAAGACCACATGCGCCAGCTTCAATTGGAGCTAATCCAAATGGCTCATAAAAAGCTGTTAAGGCAAAAACTGATTTTAATTGAGAAAAGTATTTATAAGCACTTGCAAGTTCTTTTTGAGATCTGAAATCAAAGAAATACACTTTGTCTTTAATTTTTGCTTTTTCTATTTCTTCTAAAATAGGTTTCAATATTTTCTTTTCTTTTTCGTTTAATAAGTTGAAATCTTGATATGGGTCATTAATACCTCGTAGAAATATCGCTAAGTTTGAATTATTTTGCAATGTTTTTGAGGTTGCAAATGCTTTCACCACTGCTAAGTGATTTTTCTTTTCATCTAATCTACTTGAGAGAATAATAAAAGATTTTTTTGTATTTTTTATTTTTTCTTTTATTTGTTTTATAGTTTTATCATCCAAAACACTCGCATCATCGTTGAATATTTCTGTATTTACACCAGGTGGGATAACTTTGTATTTATTATCGTTTTCTATTTGCGCAACATCTTTGTATAGAGGATGAGAATATTGTTCAAATCTTTCCATAGAGGTTGAAACTATTATCTTAAAAGCGTGTTTCATAGAAAGTCTTTCTGCCATAATTCTTTGAGAAAAATGGTATTCTTTATCGAATTCGTTAAAATTTTCTAAATTCACACCAAGTTTATCCATTTTTTGAGCTCCTAAAGAATGACCTGTAAAAGAAAAATTAATTCCTAATTTTGATTTTAAAAGAACGCCAGAATATCCTCCATCTCCATAATGAGTGGTTATAAAATCTATATTTTCATTTTTATAAAAATCTAAAATATTTTTAACATAGTCTGACAAAAACGGCCATAATTCTTCCTTATTTAAAAATTTCTCACCTCCAAAAGGTATTCTAACAATTCGTGGATTTAAAGATTCATCAAAGTAATCTATTTCATTAGAAAATTCAGGCCAATTTTCGTCTATTATCTGTCTCGTAACTATATCAACCGAAATATTCATTTTAGCAAGTTCTTTAGAAACTTCTTTTACATATACAAGTTGGCCTCCAAAATCAGGATGTTCAGTTAAATGTGAATCATATTTATCAAAATTTCCTTGGGGATTGAGAAACAAAACTCTCATAATAAAATTGCCTCCTCTTACATTTTTCAAATTCATCGAATATAATTTATACAATATTGTACTCTTTTAATAGTGTTTGGTAACTTTTAATTTCCGAAATAGCTCCAACAGACTTTAATTTTTCGGCAGCAAAAGCATTTCCTAATTTCGATGAATTAACGATATTTAATCCATTTATTATTCCCACATATAGTCCTGACCAAAAAGCATCTCCAGCACCGGTAGTATCAACCACATCTTTTGCAAAAGATTCAAAGTGTCTTTTATCGGTACCTGTAGATATTATGAAACCATTTTCTCCCAATGTTAAAATCACATTTTTAACTCCAAAATCATGAAATATTTTTATGAATTCTTCTTCGAGTGTATTTTTTTCAAAAATGTGATAGCAATCGTCTAAAGAAGGTTTTATAAAATCAACGTAAGGAAGAACTAATTTTAGCACATCTTCAATTTCTAAAGAAGTATGCCAAAGTATTTTTCTATAATTTGGGTCAAATCCTACTAAAGTACGGCTTTTTTTAAATGATTTTAGAAGCTTTAAGGTATTTTTTAAGTTTATGTCGGAAGATATAGCCCAAGAAGAAAAATGAAATATATTTGTATCTACTATTTTTTTGATACTTGAATCTAAAAATTCTAAATTCAAAGAAGCTGATCTGTATGGATAAAATTCCGGAGAGGTCTTGGATTTTAAAACATATACTAAATCAGTTTGAACAAGATTATCTTGAATAATAAAAGAAGTATCGACTTTGTATTTGTTTAGCTCATTCAAAATATAGTTTCCAAAAGGATCATTGCCAACTTTTGATATTATGGCAGATCTAAAACCTTGCTTAGAAATATTCACAGCTATATTACTGGGGGAACCTCCTAAGAATTTATCAAAAGAAGTAGCGTTTTTTAATCCGTCAACATAATCTTTAGAAATAAAGTCTATTAAAACTTCTCCGAAAGAAATAAAGTTATACATTTTAATCCTCCTCAAAGGGCACATTTTTTACATATTTTAATAACAAGCTGTTTTTGTTTAATTTAACAATATTTTTCAGCTCGAAATTATGAATGCCATTAACATATGAAAAAATTGAAAGATCACCATCTATTATAACCGGTTCAATAGTTAAAAGGATTTCATCGATTAAATCTTTTTCTAAAAATAGCGAATTAATAGTTGGACCTCCGATTAATGCGACACTCTGATATCCTTTATTTTCTAAATGTTCTAAAATTTTTTCTGGAATCATATCTGTAAAATATAATTGGTTATTGTACATCTTTTCAAGAGCGTTATACTTTTCTGGAGAACCAGTTAATACTATATTGAGTCTTTCTTTTAAAGGTTTACCTATAGAATCAAAAGTTTTTCTTCCCATGATGACTACACCAATTTCTTTTGTTATTTTTTGGAAGTGTTTTTTATCTTCGATAGAAGTCCATTTTTGGATATTGTTCTTATTCAACCTAATTTTTCCATTTATACTTTGAACCATAATAAGAACGACTTTCATATATATATCTCCTTCCTTTGATTTGTTAAGCATAACGAACTAACTTATTAAGATAACTTTCGAATAGAATATGAATTATAAAAAATTATTACAATTAAAAGAAAAACTGAGATTTTAGGTTATAATCAAGAATAATTTTCTTTAATTAGATTTAATTATCAATAATGATAAATATTGGAACTTGCTTATTCAGACCAACGGCATTATAATTTAATTAAGGTTTTATTTTTTATATATTTTTTAATAATTATAACATATGTAAGAAGAATTACCTTTAATTTATTAATTTAAATTATCTATAGAAAATAAAAACTTTAAAAATGGTGATTTTTGAAAAATATGTATGTAAAGTTAAAGTGAGTTTAGGGTGAAGTTCTATAGTTTCTCTTTTGGTACTTATATTAAGAAGTTAGGAAAGCTCACATTTAAGAAGTATTAAATGTGAAGAGATGTTTTTGAAAGACCTAAGTTTTGGAACATTAATAAAACATAAGGTATATAGAACTTCATAAGTAAGTAACATGTTAAAAATCAAGGAGGTGTATGTGGATGAAAAAGATTTTGGCAGTAGTTGTTTTATTAACGATAGTTTTAAGTGTTTTTTCAATAACGATTACTATGACGGCGGGTGCTGTAGGGACAGAATTAGAAACTTTGTTAAAGCAAGTAGATATGTTCATGGAAGAAAATCCAGACATTCGGGTACAAGTTCTTCCGATGCCTAATAGTTCTACAGATAGACACGACTTATACGTTACTTATCTTGCTTCAGGTACCCCAGATCCAGATGTTTTGATGCTGGATGTTATTTGGCCAGCTGAGTTTGCACCATTTTTGGTAGATTTAACAGACGATTACGATTATTTTGAACTTGACAAGTTTTTCCCTGGAACAGTTGCTTCCAATACTGTAGAGGGAAGGTTAGTTGCTGTGCCATGGTTTACTGATGCGGGTATACTCTATTATCGTTCTGATTTGTTGGAAAAATATGGATACGATGTTCCTGAAACTTGGGATGAATTATATACTGCAGCAAAGGATATATCTTCTAAAGAAGGCATAAATGGTTTTGTATGGCAAGGTGCGAGGTACGAAGGTTTAACTTGTAATGTAATGGAATTTGTTCACAGTTTTGGTGGAGAGATAATGAAGGATGGAAAAGTAGTTGTCGATGATCCGCAATATTACAATAAAAATGTAGCTGCTATAACTTTTATGGATAAACTTATAGAAGATAGAGTAACTCCAAGAGGAGTTACAACGTATATGGAAGAAGAAGCAAGGAGGATATTCCAAAATGGAGAAGCTGTATTTATGAGAAATTGGCCTTATGCATGGGCATTAGTCAATTCTCCAACTTCTCCAGTTGCTGGTAAAGTTGGCATAACTGTGTTACCAAAAGGTCCTGGCCCTGATGGAAGGAATTCAGCAACACTTGGTGGATGGAATTTAGGTATAAATGCAAATTCTTCTGCTGCGGAAGTTGAGGCTGCAAAAAAATTGATAAAATTCTTGACCAGTCATGAACAACAAGTTTACAAAGCCGTAAATGCTGGACAAACTCCTACTAGGATAGAAGCTTACAACGACCCAAGAACAATTGAAGCTAATCCATTTTATGTAGATATATTTGATGTTTTCATGAGTGCAGAACCACGACCTATTTCTCCTATTTACAATGAAATTTCTTACGAAATTCAAGTTGCAGTTCATAGTGTATTGACACAGCAAACACAACCAGAAAATGCAGTGAAAAGCTTGGCTCAAAACTTAAGGAAATTGGTATATTGAGGAAGCAATAATTTTGTGTTATAATCAATGAAGGATTATAAAATCGGCGGTAAACGGGTTCCCGTCTACCGCCATTTATGTGTATTATTTTGGGTATATTAAAAACATTTTTAGTAGTTGAATTTTTTATAGACTATCTGAGCGGGGGTGTTCTAATTGAAAGCTAAGGGAGAGTACAAAAGATCCGATATGTGGTTGGCATTTTGGTTGATAATTCCGACGCTCGTTGCAATAGGTATAACTGCGTTTTACCCGTTGGGTCAAACTATTTACGATAGTTTCTTCAAATGGTCATTACGTCCTGGGTTTCAAAGAGAATTTGTGGGGTTACAAAATTATATTAATTTGTTTCAAGATCCGAGATTTTTACAAGCGTTATGGAATACTATTTATTTTACTTTTTTTTCTGTCTTGATAGAATTTTTGCTGGGTTTAGCTACAGCACTTGTATTAAATGCTGATTTCAAATTGAGAGGATTAGTTAGAGCCGCAGTTTTAATTCCATGGGCAATTCCTACTGCTGTGTCTTCACAGATGTGGAAATGGATGTACAACGATCAATATGGTGTAATAAGTCTCATGCTTTATAATCTTGGAATATTAAGTGAAGGAACTCCCATTTTGGGAACACCGGGAATAGCGATGAGTGCGATTATAGCTGTAGATGTTTGGAAAACCACTCCTTTTGTAGCTCTTTTACTTCTTGCAGGACTTCAAATAATTCCAAATGAATTATATGAAGCAGCCAGAATAGATGGTGCAAGCATGTGGAAACAATTTACTTCTATTACTCTACCTGTTTTAAGGCCTACTATTGGTGTAACTCTTATATTTAGAACATTAGATGCTTTGAGAGTATTTGATGTTGTATATATAATGACTCAAGGGGCTGTAGGAACAGAAACTTTGGCTGTTTACAATAGATCTTTGCTTATGGATAACATTTTTTCCCCAAGAGGATTATTTGGATATGGTTCAGCATTATCAGTAGTAATTTTCCTTATAATTGGTGTATTCACTGTAATCTATATGAGATCCTTAAATATTAAGTTAGATTAAGGGGTGGTTTTTTATGAAATGGGGAATGAGAACAAAAAAGAATACACAAAAAACTTTTTTATATATAATCGTTATTCTAATGGTAATTTTTTATGTTTTTCCATTCTATTGGGCAATAAAAAGTTCTTTTACTTCTGATCAGTATCTCTTTACCAAAAATATTACTCTTTTACCTCAAGGGTTTACTTTTGAAAACTATGTTAAAGTTTTTACAGAAAGACCCTTTGGTTTGAATATTTTAAATTCTGTTATCGTAGCTGGAGCAACGACAATATTTTCAATTATTGTAGGTTCCTTTGCTGCTTATGCGATAGCGAGATTAAAGATACCGGGTAAAGCTGCTTTAATGATGCTTATACTGGCTGTTAGTATGTTCCCACAAGTTTCTATTTTGGGAGGACTTTTTCAATTATTGAGAAGAATGGGTTTGATAAATACTTATCTGGGTTTGATAATTCCTTACATTGCTTTAAATTTGCCCTTAACAACATGGATTTTGCAAAATTTCTTTAGAGAACTTCCAAAAGAAATTGAGGAATCTGCATATATAGATGGTTGTTCTAAGTTTGAAACATTGTGGAGAATAGTTTTGCCTCTTTCTGCACCAGGTTTAGTTACAACTGGTCTTTTGACTTTTATTCAAGCATGGAATGAGTTCCTTTTTGCGTTAACTTTTATGCAAACTCCCGAAAAGTATACTGTTCCCGTAGCTATAGCAATGTTTACAGGGAAGACTTTTTATGAAGTTCCATGGGGTCAGTTAATGGCTGCGTCAGTAATAGTAACAATGCCTTTGGTGATTTTAGTTTTGATATTCCAAAATAGGATAGTTCAAGGTTTAACAGCTGGAAGCGTAAAAGGGTGATATAGGGTGAAAAAATTATTTGGTACTGATGGAATTAGAGACATTGTAAACGAAAATTTGACTGTAGATTTGGCGATGAGATTGGGTAATGCAGTGGGTAGTTTCTTTAAGCCAAAATATACGAAACTATATTTGGCAAGAGATACGCGAAATTCCGGAAAATTATTAGAAATGGCGGTAGCTGTTGGTGCGGCAGCAGCTGGTATAGAAGTAGAATCTTGTGGTATATTTACAACACCTGCTTTGGCTTATGTTACTCATAAAGAAAAAGCATTAGGAATCGTTATTTCTGCTTCACATAATCCCCCTATTTATAATGGATTGAAGGTTTTTTGTGAAGGGTACAAGGTTTCTGATGAAACAGAAGAAAAACTGGAAGATATCATTTTAAAAGGTCTTATGGATTATTGTAATTATAGAGAAATAGGTAAGTATCTTGAAGATTCTGCTAAACAAGAATATATAGACTATGTAATTTCATTATACAA
Proteins encoded in this region:
- a CDS encoding carbohydrate ABC transporter permease — encoded protein: MKWGMRTKKNTQKTFLYIIVILMVIFYVFPFYWAIKSSFTSDQYLFTKNITLLPQGFTFENYVKVFTERPFGLNILNSVIVAGATTIFSIIVGSFAAYAIARLKIPGKAALMMLILAVSMFPQVSILGGLFQLLRRMGLINTYLGLIIPYIALNLPLTTWILQNFFRELPKEIEESAYIDGCSKFETLWRIVLPLSAPGLVTTGLLTFIQAWNEFLFALTFMQTPEKYTVPVAIAMFTGKTFYEVPWGQLMAASVIVTMPLVILVLIFQNRIVQGLTAGSVKG
- a CDS encoding carbohydrate kinase family protein, which codes for MYNFISFGEVLIDFISKDYVDGLKNATSFDKFLGGSPSNIAVNISKQGFRSAIISKVGNDPFGNYILNELNKYKVDTSFIIQDNLVQTDLVYVLKSKTSPEFYPYRSASLNLEFLDSSIKKIVDTNIFHFSSWAISSDINLKNTLKLLKSFKKSRTLVGFDPNYRKILWHTSLEIEDVLKLVLPYVDFIKPSLDDCYHIFEKNTLEEEFIKIFHDFGVKNVILTLGENGFIISTGTDKRHFESFAKDVVDTTGAGDAFWSGLYVGIINGLNIVNSSKLGNAFAAEKLKSVGAISEIKSYQTLLKEYNIV
- a CDS encoding ABC transporter substrate-binding protein, whose translation is MKKILAVVVLLTIVLSVFSITITMTAGAVGTELETLLKQVDMFMEENPDIRVQVLPMPNSSTDRHDLYVTYLASGTPDPDVLMLDVIWPAEFAPFLVDLTDDYDYFELDKFFPGTVASNTVEGRLVAVPWFTDAGILYYRSDLLEKYGYDVPETWDELYTAAKDISSKEGINGFVWQGARYEGLTCNVMEFVHSFGGEIMKDGKVVVDDPQYYNKNVAAITFMDKLIEDRVTPRGVTTYMEEEARRIFQNGEAVFMRNWPYAWALVNSPTSPVAGKVGITVLPKGPGPDGRNSATLGGWNLGINANSSAAEVEAAKKLIKFLTSHEQQVYKAVNAGQTPTRIEAYNDPRTIEANPFYVDIFDVFMSAEPRPISPIYNEISYEIQVAVHSVLTQQTQPENAVKSLAQNLRKLVY
- a CDS encoding dihydrofolate reductase family protein, whose product is MKVVLIMVQSINGKIRLNKNNIQKWTSIEDKKHFQKITKEIGVVIMGRKTFDSIGKPLKERLNIVLTGSPEKYNALEKMYNNQLYFTDMIPEKILEHLENKGYQSVALIGGPTINSLFLEKDLIDEILLTIEPVIIDGDLSIFSYVNGIHNFELKNIVKLNKNSLLLKYVKNVPFEED
- a CDS encoding carbohydrate ABC transporter permease; the protein is MWLAFWLIIPTLVAIGITAFYPLGQTIYDSFFKWSLRPGFQREFVGLQNYINLFQDPRFLQALWNTIYFTFFSVLIEFLLGLATALVLNADFKLRGLVRAAVLIPWAIPTAVSSQMWKWMYNDQYGVISLMLYNLGILSEGTPILGTPGIAMSAIIAVDVWKTTPFVALLLLAGLQIIPNELYEAARIDGASMWKQFTSITLPVLRPTIGVTLIFRTLDALRVFDVVYIMTQGAVGTETLAVYNRSLLMDNIFSPRGLFGYGSALSVVIFLIIGVFTVIYMRSLNIKLD